In Paucidesulfovibrio longus DSM 6739, a genomic segment contains:
- a CDS encoding DMT family transporter yields the protein MLRGLVYSVISAMAFGFLPIFGRLGYDCEMGVFEMLQYRFFFAALMLLVWLLLTRPATLKPGPRTLAKAAVLGLIFYPIQSWCFISAVRTVPAAVPTLILYFYPVMVTLLCAVIYRQPITRSTVLSLVLVTLGCCLVFYEAFLMRLDATGLLLSVAAMVIFSLYLTAVQYALKGENPLPLTFYLILFAGSVHSVLAGGPTTILRLSPHCLGVAAGFGLVCTIIAVIFLYKAVELIGSPYTSIFSTVEPVTAVLASWLILDEPILPVSVVGMVLVIAGIVLPNLHLLRIRPEVQS from the coding sequence ATGCTGCGCGGTCTGGTCTATTCCGTGATATCCGCCATGGCTTTCGGGTTTCTGCCCATTTTCGGCAGGCTCGGCTACGACTGCGAAATGGGCGTCTTCGAGATGCTCCAATACCGTTTTTTCTTTGCGGCGCTGATGCTGCTGGTCTGGTTGCTGCTGACCCGGCCCGCCACGCTCAAGCCCGGCCCGCGCACCCTGGCCAAGGCCGCCGTGCTCGGTCTGATCTTCTACCCGATCCAGTCCTGGTGCTTCATCAGCGCGGTGCGCACCGTGCCCGCGGCCGTGCCCACCCTGATCCTGTACTTCTATCCGGTCATGGTCACGCTGCTCTGCGCCGTGATCTACCGCCAGCCCATCACCCGTTCCACCGTGCTTTCGCTCGTGCTCGTGACCCTGGGCTGCTGCCTCGTGTTCTACGAGGCTTTCCTCATGCGCCTGGACGCCACCGGGCTTCTGCTCTCCGTGGCCGCCATGGTCATCTTCTCGCTCTACCTCACGGCGGTGCAGTATGCGCTCAAGGGCGAGAATCCCCTGCCCCTGACGTTTTACCTGATTCTCTTCGCGGGCAGTGTGCATTCCGTGCTCGCGGGCGGTCCCACCACCATCCTGCGCCTCTCGCCCCACTGCCTCGGCGTGGCCGCCGGGTTCGGCCTCGTCTGCACCATCATCGCCGTGATTTTCCTCTACAAGGCCGTGGAACTCATCGGCAGTCCCTACACCTCCATCTTTTCCACGGTGGAGCCCGTGACCGCCGTGCTCGCCTCCTGGCTGATCCTCGACGAACCCATCCTGCCCGTCAGCGTGGTCGGCATGGTCCTCGTCATCGCGGGCATCGTCCTGCCCAACCTGCACCTGCTGCGCATCCGGCCCGAAGTCCAGTCCTGA
- a CDS encoding MFS transporter has translation MTRSERATLAATLFATVCAIATLYAPQPLLPVLALEFGLGKAAASLAVTMTLLPLAFAPVAYGLMLESLPAARLARWAVLVVALGHAGVYLAPTWELVLAARLVQGLAIPAALTSVMTLLASKCAPERMRRVMSWYIATTIVGGFSGRFFSGLMAEAWGWRAPFAVLGVLLLAAFLLLGRLGGADSPGYERPRAAHVRAALARPLFLRAYSMIFCCFFTFTATLNYLPFRLAELEGGVSPGRAGTMYLGYLVGVATCLASPRIVSWLGGEGRAFLAGLALFGASVAACLAPDIRVVFAALFPFCAGFFLIQTVGPAFVNARADEHKGVVNGLYIAFYYAGGTLGSFVPGLIYNALGWNVFIGCLLAVLGVAVFLAAGLCRNS, from the coding sequence TTGACCCGTTCCGAACGCGCGACCCTGGCGGCGACCCTGTTCGCCACGGTCTGCGCCATCGCCACCCTCTACGCCCCCCAGCCGCTGCTGCCCGTGCTGGCTCTGGAATTCGGCCTGGGCAAGGCCGCCGCGTCCCTGGCCGTGACCATGACCCTGCTGCCCCTGGCCTTCGCGCCCGTGGCCTACGGCCTGATGCTGGAATCCCTGCCTGCGGCGCGGCTCGCGCGCTGGGCCGTGCTGGTGGTGGCCCTGGGCCACGCCGGGGTCTATCTGGCCCCGACCTGGGAGCTGGTCCTGGCCGCGCGGCTCGTGCAGGGGCTGGCCATTCCCGCGGCCCTGACCTCGGTGATGACCCTGCTCGCCAGCAAATGCGCGCCGGAGCGCATGCGCCGGGTCATGTCCTGGTACATCGCCACCACCATCGTGGGCGGCTTTTCGGGCCGCTTCTTTTCCGGACTCATGGCCGAGGCCTGGGGCTGGCGCGCGCCTTTCGCCGTGCTGGGCGTGCTGCTTTTGGCCGCGTTTCTGCTGCTCGGCAGGCTGGGCGGCGCGGATTCGCCCGGCTACGAGCGCCCGCGCGCCGCGCACGTTCGCGCGGCCCTGGCGCGGCCTTTGTTCCTGCGCGCCTATTCCATGATTTTCTGCTGCTTCTTTACCTTCACGGCCACGCTCAACTATCTGCCCTTCCGGCTGGCCGAGCTGGAAGGGGGCGTCTCCCCCGGCCGCGCCGGAACCATGTATCTCGGCTACCTCGTGGGCGTGGCCACCTGCCTGGCCTCGCCGCGCATCGTCTCCTGGCTCGGCGGCGAGGGCCGGGCCTTTCTGGCCGGGCTGGCCCTGTTCGGAGCGTCCGTCGCGGCCTGTCTCGCGCCCGACATCAGGGTCGTTTTCGCGGCGCTGTTCCCCTTCTGCGCGGGCTTCTTCCTGATCCAGACCGTCGGCCCCGCATTCGTGAACGCGCGGGCAGACGAGCACAAGGGCGTGGTCAACGGGCTCTACATCGCCTTCTACTACGCGGGCGGGACGCTCGGCTCCTTTGTCCCCGGCCTGATCTACAACGCCTTGGGCTGGAACGTGTTCATCGGCTGCCTGCTGGCCGTGCTCGGCGTCGCTGTTTTTCTCGCCGCCGGGCTTTGCAGGAATTCCTGA
- a CDS encoding SDR family oxidoreductase — MGKILVTGATGNVGGAALRALLDKGADVAAAVHDPAKAEALRKAGAETRLMDLADPDSVAKALEGVERLFFLLPLHQEMRRWGAELLRCAREAGVSLIVRSSGMGADLSAHYQLGKLHGGVDAEIEASGVPHVILRPCTFMQNYLHLAPLLKETGVLPVPEGKGRSSFVDARDVGACAAEALLRPDDFAGTVTVVTGPEALDNYQVAQILSGASGREIAYREGDIEEMGMFLEGAGLPEWNVHMILSVHRYARNGYTSFVTKAVEHMLGRPATSFADFAQEHAAVWK, encoded by the coding sequence ATGGGCAAGATTCTGGTCACCGGGGCCACGGGCAACGTGGGCGGCGCTGCGCTGCGGGCGCTGTTGGACAAAGGCGCGGACGTGGCCGCCGCCGTGCATGATCCCGCCAAGGCCGAAGCGCTGCGGAAGGCAGGGGCCGAAACGCGGCTCATGGACCTGGCCGACCCGGACAGCGTGGCCAAGGCCCTGGAGGGCGTGGAGCGGCTGTTCTTCCTCCTGCCGCTGCATCAGGAAATGCGCCGCTGGGGGGCCGAGCTGCTGCGCTGCGCGCGCGAGGCGGGCGTGTCCCTGATCGTGCGCTCCTCCGGCATGGGCGCGGACCTGAGCGCCCACTACCAGCTCGGCAAGCTCCACGGCGGGGTGGACGCCGAGATCGAGGCTTCGGGCGTGCCGCACGTGATTTTGCGGCCCTGCACCTTCATGCAGAACTATCTGCACCTTGCTCCGCTGCTCAAGGAGACCGGCGTGCTGCCCGTGCCCGAAGGCAAGGGGCGCAGCAGCTTCGTGGACGCCCGCGACGTGGGCGCGTGCGCTGCCGAGGCCCTGCTCCGGCCCGACGATTTCGCGGGCACGGTCACGGTGGTCACCGGGCCGGAAGCCCTGGACAACTACCAGGTCGCGCAGATCCTTTCCGGCGCGAGCGGGCGCGAGATCGCCTACCGCGAAGGGGACATCGAGGAAATGGGCATGTTCCTGGAAGGGGCGGGCTTGCCGGAGTGGAACGTGCACATGATCCTCAGCGTGCACCGCTACGCCCGCAACGGCTACACTTCCTTCGTGACCAAAGCCGTGGAGCACATGCTCGGCCGCCCGGCCACGAGTTTCGCGGACTTTGCGCAGGAGCACGCCGCCGTCTGGAAGTAG
- a CDS encoding GNAT family N-acetyltransferase: MIEVQRATPGDFLEIAALDRTAWKGNRNNAFIPDGEHVWRLWAEHALTFTARSAGRLLGAIVAFPCLDGRFCVHKVMVEPAERGQGVGSRLFERLLKELDARAEDAFLTVDPENKAALALYAKWGFDERSFVPGFYRAEEDRYVLLRRARF; encoded by the coding sequence ATGATCGAGGTGCAACGCGCAACGCCCGGCGACTTCCTGGAGATCGCCGCCCTGGACAGGACGGCCTGGAAAGGCAACCGCAACAACGCCTTCATCCCGGACGGGGAGCATGTCTGGCGGCTCTGGGCCGAGCACGCCCTGACCTTCACGGCCCGGAGCGCGGGAAGGCTCCTGGGGGCCATCGTGGCCTTTCCCTGCCTGGACGGGCGCTTCTGCGTGCACAAGGTCATGGTGGAGCCTGCGGAACGCGGCCAGGGCGTGGGGAGCCGACTGTTCGAGCGGCTTCTCAAGGAGCTGGACGCGCGGGCCGAGGACGCCTTCCTGACCGTGGACCCGGAAAACAAGGCCGCGCTGGCGCTCTACGCCAAGTGGGGCTTTGACGAGCGGAGCTTCGTGCCCGGATTCTACCGGGCCGAGGAGGACAGGTACGTGCTGCTGCGCCGGGCGCGGTTTTAG
- the uvrA gene encoding excinuclease ABC subunit UvrA: protein MNKPARNGTDRPCIHIEGARHHNLKDLNLDIPRDQLVVVCGPSGSGKSTLAFDIVYAEGQRRYVESLSAYARQFLPQMDKPLVDKVEGLSPAISLEQQTATRNPRSTVGTVTEVYDFLRVFFARLGRFHCPKCGKPIQAQTQDEIVEDILALSEGTKFLLLAPLVDHQKGTHKDLFAKLKKEGFARVRVNGEVLALDDAPELEKNKKHSIELVVDRLVVKPGLRTRLGDSVELALSKGNESLVVAVVGGPEGVEPGERLVSTLSTCPECKISLPRLSPQLFSFNSPQGACPACSGIGSVDYFEPDLLAPNKGLSLNKGAIIPWKNQRLFAKQAGELKEVGLRYGFDLDTPLAEFSSEAWRAVFHGDAETGWEGVIPKLDLGQQMGPIWRDELARFRQTRPCPVCEGARLRPEVLAVRVRGGDGTGNDPGLNVFEFVSMSIARALDWLKELSFSGHENLIAEPLLKELIHRLGFMVNVGLDYISLGRNMSTLSGGEAQRIRLASQLGSGLVGVTYVLDEPSIGLHPRDNERLLATLRSLQGRGNTVLVVEHDEETIRHADHVLELGPGSGMLGGEIVYQGDVAGLLKGDSLTGKYLRGDMRIEQPEKQLTPKGSIALRGVTTNNLKNLDVELPLGQLVCVTGVSGSGKSSLVMDSLYKHIALAQGTKVDNPGRIGGIEGLDKIEKIVSIDQTPIGRTPRSNPATYTKVFDEIRKIFAGTRDSKTRGYQPGRFSFNVKGGRCENCQGDGQIRVEMHFLPDVYVTCNVCKGKRYNAQTLEVEYRDKNIADVLDMTVRQAKVFFENHPPLLRKLTVLEEVGLEYLKLGQPATTLSGGEAQRIKISRELGKRSLPGALYILDEPTTGLHMHEVGKLIKVLRKLVDLGATVVVIEHNLDVIRAADHVLDLGPGGGENGGRIVSRGTPEEIKADPESVTGRFL from the coding sequence ATGAACAAACCAGCCCGCAACGGAACCGACCGTCCCTGCATCCATATAGAAGGTGCCCGCCACCACAACCTCAAGGATCTGAACCTGGACATTCCCAGGGATCAGCTCGTGGTGGTCTGCGGGCCGTCCGGCTCCGGCAAGTCCACCCTGGCCTTCGACATCGTCTACGCCGAGGGGCAGCGCCGCTACGTGGAGTCCCTTTCGGCCTACGCCCGCCAGTTCCTGCCGCAGATGGACAAGCCCCTGGTGGACAAGGTCGAGGGCCTTTCCCCGGCCATCAGCCTGGAGCAGCAGACCGCCACGCGCAACCCGCGCTCCACCGTGGGCACGGTCACCGAGGTCTACGACTTCCTGCGCGTGTTCTTCGCGCGGCTCGGCCGATTCCATTGCCCCAAGTGCGGCAAGCCCATCCAGGCCCAGACCCAGGACGAGATCGTGGAGGACATCCTGGCCCTGTCGGAGGGTACGAAGTTCTTGCTGCTCGCGCCGCTGGTGGACCACCAGAAGGGCACGCACAAGGATCTTTTCGCCAAGCTCAAGAAAGAAGGCTTTGCGCGCGTGCGCGTCAACGGCGAGGTGCTGGCCCTGGACGACGCGCCGGAGCTGGAGAAGAACAAGAAGCACAGCATCGAGCTGGTGGTGGACCGTCTGGTGGTCAAGCCCGGCCTGCGCACGCGCCTGGGCGATTCCGTGGAGCTGGCGCTCTCCAAGGGCAACGAATCCCTGGTCGTGGCCGTGGTGGGCGGGCCGGAAGGCGTGGAACCCGGCGAGCGGCTCGTCTCGACCCTGTCCACCTGCCCGGAGTGCAAGATTTCCCTGCCCCGGCTCTCGCCGCAGCTCTTTTCCTTCAACAGCCCGCAGGGCGCGTGCCCGGCCTGCTCCGGCATCGGCTCCGTGGATTATTTCGAACCGGACCTGCTGGCCCCGAACAAGGGGCTTTCCCTGAACAAGGGCGCGATCATCCCCTGGAAGAATCAGCGCCTCTTCGCCAAGCAGGCGGGCGAGCTGAAAGAGGTCGGCCTGCGGTACGGGTTCGATCTGGACACGCCCCTGGCCGAATTCTCGTCCGAAGCCTGGCGGGCCGTGTTTCACGGCGACGCGGAAACGGGCTGGGAAGGGGTCATTCCCAAGCTGGACCTGGGCCAGCAGATGGGGCCGATCTGGCGGGACGAGCTGGCCCGCTTCCGGCAGACGCGGCCCTGCCCCGTCTGCGAGGGCGCGCGCCTGCGGCCCGAAGTGCTGGCCGTGCGCGTGCGCGGCGGGGACGGAACCGGGAACGATCCCGGTCTGAACGTCTTCGAGTTCGTGTCCATGTCCATCGCCCGCGCCCTGGACTGGCTCAAGGAGCTTTCCTTCAGCGGCCACGAAAACCTCATCGCCGAGCCGCTGCTCAAGGAGCTGATCCATCGCCTGGGCTTCATGGTCAACGTGGGCCTGGACTACATTTCCCTGGGCCGGAACATGTCCACGCTCTCCGGCGGCGAGGCCCAGCGCATCCGGCTGGCCTCCCAGCTCGGCTCCGGCCTCGTGGGCGTGACCTACGTGCTCGACGAGCCTTCCATCGGTCTGCACCCGCGCGACAACGAGCGGCTCCTGGCCACCCTGCGCAGCCTCCAGGGGCGCGGCAACACCGTGCTCGTGGTCGAGCACGACGAGGAAACCATCCGCCACGCGGACCATGTGCTCGAATTGGGGCCGGGGTCGGGCATGCTCGGCGGGGAGATCGTCTACCAGGGCGACGTGGCCGGGCTGCTCAAGGGCGATTCCCTGACGGGCAAGTACCTGCGCGGCGACATGCGCATCGAGCAGCCGGAAAAGCAGCTTACGCCCAAGGGAAGCATCGCCCTGCGCGGTGTGACCACCAACAATCTCAAGAACCTTGACGTGGAGCTGCCCCTGGGACAGCTCGTCTGCGTCACGGGCGTGTCCGGCTCGGGCAAAAGCTCCCTGGTCATGGATTCGCTCTACAAGCACATCGCCCTGGCCCAGGGAACCAAGGTGGACAACCCCGGGCGCATCGGCGGCATCGAGGGGCTGGACAAGATCGAGAAGATCGTCTCCATCGACCAGACGCCCATCGGCCGGACCCCGCGCTCCAACCCGGCCACCTATACCAAGGTCTTCGACGAGATCCGCAAGATCTTCGCGGGCACCAGGGACTCCAAGACGCGCGGCTACCAGCCGGGCCGCTTCAGCTTCAACGTCAAGGGCGGCCGCTGCGAAAACTGCCAGGGCGACGGCCAGATCCGCGTGGAAATGCACTTCCTGCCCGACGTGTACGTGACCTGCAACGTCTGCAAGGGCAAACGCTACAACGCCCAGACCCTGGAAGTGGAATACCGCGACAAGAACATCGCGGACGTGCTGGACATGACCGTGCGCCAGGCCAAGGTCTTCTTCGAGAACCATCCGCCCCTGCTGCGCAAGCTGACCGTGCTGGAGGAGGTCGGCCTCGAATATCTCAAGCTCGGCCAGCCCGCCACGACCCTTTCCGGCGGCGAGGCCCAGCGCATCAAGATCAGCCGCGAATTGGGCAAGCGCAGCCTGCCCGGCGCGCTCTACATTCTGGACGAGCCCACCACCGGACTGCACATGCACGAGGTGGGCAAGCTCATCAAGGTGCTGCGCAAGCTTGTGGACCTCGGCGCCACCGTGGTGGTCATCGAACACAACCTGGACGTGATCCGCGCCGCGGACCATGTGCTCGACCTCGGCCCCGGCGGCGGCGAAAACGGCGGCCGCATCGTCTCCCGCGGCACGCCCGAAGAGATCAAGGCCGACCCGGAGTCGGTGACGGGGAGATTCTTGTAA
- a CDS encoding cupin domain-containing protein, giving the protein MTKNSDLAACLAAGMVARCDGTSANVESLPWNAHPAFPGVELKHLVTGADTDGGTSLHLVRIAPGCAIGSHAHDPQWEVHEVLAGSGACVMDGREVVYAPGVARVLPPRLPHEVRAGTEGLRMLAVFSPALL; this is encoded by the coding sequence ATGACGAAGAATTCTGATTTGGCCGCCTGTCTCGCCGCCGGGATGGTGGCGCGCTGCGACGGCACGAGCGCGAACGTGGAATCCCTGCCCTGGAACGCGCATCCCGCGTTTCCGGGCGTGGAGCTGAAGCATCTGGTCACGGGAGCGGACACGGACGGCGGCACCAGCCTGCATCTGGTGCGCATCGCGCCCGGCTGCGCCATCGGCTCGCACGCGCACGACCCGCAATGGGAGGTGCACGAGGTGCTGGCCGGGAGCGGGGCCTGCGTCATGGACGGCCGGGAAGTGGTTTATGCGCCCGGCGTGGCGCGGGTCTTGCCGCCCCGGCTGCCCCACGAGGTCCGGGCCGGGACCGAGGGGCTGCGGATGCTGGCGGTGTTTTCCCCGGCGCTGCTCTGA
- a CDS encoding helix-turn-helix transcriptional regulator — translation MGDASCRTGGMRFLLAPGMPGLEVVRLAGAPRSGGVGLHAHDSLIVAAVHAGARRLRLAVPGSPSLSVEHVAGPGRCCVIDPGRMHVCSWDAGSAADCLCIKPILLKSYGIDFAGGVSDPVPVPVSGDARLHAAVRACAEACESRPERVAELLRDVLRLLEELRLLGGLARPSRAAEEMPPDSSAKSLDRARALLERDIEESDGPARCAELARAVGLSPWALSRGFARAFGAPPRDYALDLRVRAAKKRLAQGDSPAYVALETGFFDQSHLTRRFRALVGLTPGQYAAAFGPPSDPDDE, via the coding sequence ATGGGCGATGCTTCCTGCCGCACGGGCGGCATGCGTTTTCTGCTCGCGCCGGGAATGCCCGGCCTGGAGGTGGTGCGCCTTGCGGGCGCGCCGCGCTCCGGCGGCGTGGGGCTGCATGCGCACGATTCCCTCATCGTCGCGGCGGTGCATGCGGGCGCGCGGCGCTTGCGTCTGGCCGTTCCCGGTTCCCCCTCCTTGAGCGTGGAGCATGTGGCCGGGCCGGGCCGCTGCTGCGTGATCGATCCCGGCCGGATGCACGTCTGCTCATGGGACGCGGGAAGCGCGGCTGATTGTCTTTGCATCAAGCCTATTCTTCTGAAATCATATGGGATTGATTTTGCCGGCGGCGTTTCGGATCCCGTGCCCGTGCCTGTGTCCGGGGACGCCCGTCTGCATGCGGCGGTGCGCGCCTGCGCCGAGGCCTGCGAATCCCGGCCGGAACGGGTCGCGGAGCTGCTGCGCGACGTGCTGCGCCTTTTGGAGGAGCTGCGTCTTTTGGGCGGGCTGGCCCGGCCGTCGCGGGCCGCCGAAGAGATGCCGCCGGATTCCTCCGCGAAATCGCTGGACCGGGCGCGCGCTCTGCTGGAGCGGGACATCGAGGAGTCGGACGGCCCGGCGCGCTGCGCGGAACTGGCCCGCGCCGTGGGGCTTTCGCCTTGGGCGCTCAGCCGGGGCTTTGCCCGCGCATTCGGCGCGCCGCCCCGCGACTACGCCCTGGACCTGCGCGTGCGGGCCGCCAAGAAACGGCTTGCCCAGGGCGATTCTCCGGCGTATGTGGCTTTGGAGACGGGATTTTTCGACCAAAGTCACCTTACCCGGCGCTTTCGCGCCCTGGTCGGCCTGACGCCCGGCCAGTACGCGGCAGCCTTTGGCCCGCCCTCCGATCCGGACGACGAATAA